In the genome of Thermosphaera aggregans DSM 11486, one region contains:
- a CDS encoding RsmB/NOP family class I SAM-dependent RNA methyltransferase, translating into MMDYRDPFKARVFLTSLLETLLHLPIGFDEAVRTSMRKVKLNQREKRRMYALGYQTVINYYGLKYLARKMGIGDDVKAVVNLLEKLDYDFENYMEMIDEATQELPVEEKLAKKYSYPTWIVKELLKHLPAGEAERTLRNLNEKKRWVRINIVNSTIEEALECLEKEGVKFQRHHMFEDLLRIANPFYPIGNSKCFKKGYLTPEDLSSYILVENAMKYIGSPILDACSAPGTKLFHVLSRRLLKAIAVDYSSKRLLDAKKILEKYVNQGSIILVNGDSRILAFNNRFSIVIVDAPCTGSGAVYADPSVKLRLTRHRLRNYSLIQQELVRNVLKLGGNILYATCSIIPYEGEKIIEEIYKEGSIELQELRGEYIDTAYPGYGVSYKTYRIYPHKVEGQGFFISIFRGVG; encoded by the coding sequence ATGATGGATTATCGAGACCCGTTTAAAGCTCGGGTTTTCTTAACCTCGTTGTTGGAAACATTGTTGCACCTGCCCATTGGTTTCGATGAAGCAGTAAGAACATCAATGCGCAAAGTTAAATTAAATCAGCGTGAGAAAAGGAGAATGTACGCTCTCGGTTATCAGACCGTTATAAACTATTATGGGTTAAAATACTTGGCTAGGAAAATGGGAATAGGTGACGATGTAAAAGCAGTGGTCAATCTGCTGGAAAAGTTAGACTACGATTTCGAAAACTATATGGAAATGATCGATGAGGCCACTCAAGAGCTACCTGTTGAGGAAAAACTTGCAAAGAAATACAGCTATCCGACATGGATTGTGAAAGAGCTTCTAAAGCATCTCCCGGCCGGTGAGGCTGAGAGAACACTTCGAAACTTGAACGAGAAAAAAAGATGGGTGCGCATAAACATTGTAAACTCTACAATAGAGGAGGCGTTGGAATGCTTGGAGAAGGAAGGCGTGAAATTTCAGCGACATCATATGTTCGAGGATTTATTGAGGATTGCAAATCCTTTCTACCCGATTGGTAATTCCAAATGCTTTAAAAAAGGATATCTTACCCCCGAGGATTTAAGTTCTTACATTCTTGTTGAAAACGCGATGAAGTATATTGGTTCTCCCATCTTAGACGCCTGCTCTGCACCCGGTACGAAACTATTCCATGTATTATCTAGAAGATTGTTGAAAGCCATTGCAGTAGATTACTCAAGTAAAAGATTATTGGACGCTAAGAAAATCTTAGAGAAATATGTTAATCAAGGGAGCATTATACTTGTTAACGGAGACTCCAGGATTCTCGCATTTAATAACAGATTCTCAATCGTGATCGTAGATGCTCCTTGTACAGGCTCAGGCGCAGTATATGCTGATCCGAGCGTTAAGTTAAGACTAACAAGGCATCGTTTACGAAACTATTCTCTTATCCAGCAAGAATTAGTGAGAAATGTTTTAAAACTAGGTGGGAACATCCTATACGCAACCTGCAGTATTATCCCTTACGAAGGAGAAAAGATTATTGAGGAAATCTACAAGGAGGGGAGCATTGAACTCCAAGAGCTCAGGGGCGAATACATTGATACAGCCTATCCAGGTTATGGAGTTTCTTATAAAACATACAGAATCTATCCCCACAAGGTAGAGGGTCAAGGGTTTTTCATTAGCATTTTCCGAGGTGTCGGTTAA
- a CDS encoding cation:proton antiporter translates to MTSAIILYVFTGWLFSKLLGVYFKVKNLGELPGYLLGSLITAILFHGLVNYQDLSLVAEISSILIVFHAGLTSDFMEVLENFKRALVMSVFAILTTFFAVTLILLSLGFPMETALLIAILFSNTATETAALTLEKLGTRLKNLLVSASFIDDIIVLFIATTYFNLLKGLQGSDLILSLIISITSLLVIMQVGKFRERFAKFFIKMSKSHESFVDTTITVLAGVVAVFLLFKGSGLIAGYLAGLLISIGAAIRDPLLRFKPRIIDFTVMLGSLIDSVFIPLFLLYVSPLIIRPGINLVFVFSVFAGAVLGKFLPYFFFIRHSQQFKEDAIIAGLCMSGRGVLEMVLVVYGMSLGLLPENIVNSILVVSVSTSLFAMSSTSLLRKRKVS, encoded by the coding sequence ATGACATCTGCAATTATCCTCTATGTTTTCACTGGATGGCTTTTCTCGAAGCTTCTAGGAGTGTACTTTAAGGTGAAAAATCTAGGGGAGTTGCCCGGATACTTACTAGGGTCTTTGATAACTGCAATACTTTTCCACGGTCTAGTTAATTATCAAGATTTAAGCCTGGTCGCGGAGATATCTTCAATACTAATAGTTTTCCATGCAGGCTTAACTAGCGATTTCATGGAGGTTTTAGAGAACTTTAAGAGGGCATTGGTAATGTCTGTTTTCGCAATTCTTACCACGTTCTTCGCTGTTACGTTAATACTTCTTTCCCTGGGCTTTCCCATGGAAACCGCCTTATTAATTGCTATATTGTTTTCTAATACCGCAACGGAGACCGCAGCTCTCACACTCGAGAAGCTTGGAACCCGGTTGAAGAACCTGTTGGTTTCAGCAAGCTTTATAGATGATATTATTGTACTGTTTATTGCAACGACCTACTTTAACCTTTTAAAAGGGTTGCAAGGATCGGATTTAATTCTTTCGCTAATTATCTCCATTACCTCGCTATTAGTGATCATGCAAGTGGGAAAATTTAGGGAGAGGTTTGCAAAATTCTTTATCAAAATGTCGAAATCGCATGAATCTTTTGTTGATACAACAATTACTGTTTTGGCCGGCGTTGTGGCAGTGTTCCTATTATTTAAGGGGAGCGGATTAATAGCTGGTTATTTGGCAGGGCTTCTTATATCGATTGGTGCTGCAATAAGGGATCCTCTTCTCAGATTTAAACCAAGGATCATAGATTTCACCGTAATGTTAGGAAGCCTTATAGACTCAGTTTTTATTCCATTATTTCTCTTATACGTTTCCCCGTTAATTATCCGCCCAGGAATAAACCTAGTCTTTGTATTCTCCGTATTCGCTGGAGCAGTTCTTGGTAAATTCCTGCCCTACTTCTTTTTCATAAGGCACAGCCAGCAATTCAAGGAAGATGCCATAATAGCCGGGCTATGTATGAGTGGTAGAGGGGTATTAGAAATGGTTCTAGTGGTCTATGGAATGAGTCTAGGATTATTGCCGGAAAACATTGTTAACTCAATACTTGTCGTCTCCGTATCTACAAGCTTGTTTGCAATGTCTTCTACTAGCCTATTGAGGAAAAGAAAAGTCAGCTAG
- the pheT gene encoding phenylalanine--tRNA ligase subunit beta has protein sequence MPTIRVSINDLERLLGKKLSLEDVKKYLPFLKCEIEKMENDLLEYEANHDRPDIFSAEGLARGLRPFMGLSPKKLQFKPSTVKGYAESIPERPYVALAVVKDLALDDEAVRQIMQLQEKLASTYGRERRKASIGVYDLDKITPPIYYKLADPDYTFFIPLEHDRRMSLRSALEETKQGQLYGHIIAGMRKYPVLVDSTGQILSLAPIVNGETSKVDVRTRNILIDSTSISKETAISLVTIMALNIAERSSSGIVEVVEVVAPNGEKIISPSIEAQVIELNVEEINELLGTQLKADEIAELLKYHYYEIIENSGKSLKVRIPLFRLDVKSWVDVAEDVSISLGYHVLGTEADSLPPSTHPGRVHPIEAFSRKMRDVLIGMGYTEVSNYIMSNELAQLERFGLKSHMYLVSNPKSERFTGLRVWLTPGLLDAVAENSSKQAVIKIFEIGDVILPGRTEGEPVVERRLGAAISHDKATLTDGLSLIASIFDFLNIKYEFVKDRYEGFLEERFSSIYVDEEKVGFVGEIHPKILYELGIGNPVIIAEVSLSKLIKFIQHC, from the coding sequence ATGCCGACAATAAGAGTAAGCATTAATGATTTGGAAAGATTATTAGGTAAAAAACTCTCCCTCGAAGATGTGAAGAAGTACTTGCCATTCTTGAAATGCGAGATTGAGAAAATGGAAAACGACTTGCTCGAATATGAGGCAAATCACGACAGACCCGATATATTCAGCGCGGAGGGGTTGGCAAGGGGCTTACGTCCCTTCATGGGGCTGTCTCCAAAGAAGTTGCAATTCAAACCATCCACTGTGAAAGGATACGCTGAAAGCATTCCCGAGAGACCCTATGTTGCTTTAGCAGTTGTAAAGGATCTTGCCCTAGACGATGAGGCTGTCAGGCAGATAATGCAACTCCAGGAGAAATTGGCCTCAACATATGGTAGGGAACGGAGAAAGGCAAGCATAGGAGTGTACGACCTTGACAAGATAACCCCTCCCATATATTATAAGCTAGCCGACCCTGATTACACGTTTTTCATACCTTTAGAACATGACAGGAGAATGAGCCTGAGAAGTGCTTTGGAAGAAACCAAACAAGGGCAATTATATGGGCACATTATAGCAGGCATGAGGAAATACCCTGTTCTAGTCGACTCCACCGGCCAAATACTGAGCCTCGCCCCCATTGTCAACGGGGAAACCTCGAAAGTAGATGTTAGAACTAGAAACATATTGATAGATTCCACGAGTATTAGCAAAGAAACAGCAATTAGCTTAGTAACAATCATGGCTTTAAACATAGCGGAGCGGTCGTCATCCGGAATTGTGGAAGTAGTAGAGGTAGTGGCCCCGAACGGGGAGAAGATAATCTCCCCTAGCATCGAGGCCCAAGTAATAGAGCTAAACGTGGAGGAGATTAACGAATTGTTAGGGACACAGTTGAAAGCCGATGAGATCGCTGAACTCTTGAAGTATCATTACTATGAAATCATTGAGAATTCGGGTAAAAGCCTGAAAGTCAGAATACCCTTGTTCAGATTAGATGTTAAATCATGGGTAGATGTTGCCGAGGACGTATCTATCTCTCTGGGATATCATGTACTAGGAACCGAGGCTGACTCGCTACCTCCATCAACCCACCCCGGTAGAGTCCACCCTATTGAAGCGTTCTCACGAAAAATGCGGGATGTTTTGATCGGGATGGGTTATACCGAGGTTTCAAACTATATTATGAGCAATGAGCTTGCCCAGTTGGAAAGATTTGGATTGAAATCACACATGTACTTGGTTTCTAATCCTAAATCAGAAAGATTCACCGGGTTAAGAGTCTGGCTAACGCCTGGATTATTAGACGCTGTAGCCGAGAACTCGAGCAAGCAAGCTGTTATCAAAATATTCGAAATAGGTGACGTTATACTTCCAGGAAGAACCGAAGGAGAACCTGTTGTAGAGAGAAGGCTTGGGGCAGCTATATCTCATGACAAGGCCACGCTTACAGACGGCTTATCGTTAATAGCTTCCATTTTCGACTTCCTTAATATTAAGTATGAGTTTGTTAAGGACAGGTATGAAGGATTCCTTGAAGAACGATTTAGCTCTATATACGTAGATGAGGAAAAGGTTGGCTTCGTAGGCGAAATACATCCTAAAATACTCTATGAGCTGGGCATTGGAAACCCGGTAATTATAGCTGAGGTAAGTCTGTCTAAACTTATTAAGTTTATTCAACATTGTTGA
- a CDS encoding M28 family peptidase — MIHELVSKYRENLHASMARDLLNIITRYHRIQGSRELNIAIQELREILNGMGLSTKLLKITPGGVKGYMEIPAGWNLKKAYLEFKVGSTIIEKFDSKDYPTLVAAHSPPGEGCGELSICTNEKCEGDVVLAKGYVYDLYKTIDAKLILVYDPKRFMDAVPYTGLFISKNEVLDKVVMNIPFITALRLQSMLIENPTRKITVCWKVDSEYSEEEILALLACNADEPTVLYTSHICHPKPGAHDNASGSVANALIAFAIANSKNQDYIPSCHAWIPEYTGTIFLKNALKNPPKAVINLDMVGSNQGVTGSTLNVVIPPLFMDSTIAAYAYLSVKYVMDTASSFGGFKLPGTRYSVSPYTAGSDHDVTIGWGWDSVMYNEWPSKYYHTSMDALSTLSITSLIQISLASLIAGSLHHQRFKAEQVRARFKEYLKAWYGIESLKTGISPTLISSLIETDRPLIPEKVKELETPISLRLLYKVMDRDMFLRLREIRGASTYLSLYAPLGYINGVENLMELFRQENLIAWTKNEEIIINNAWSIIKNEILK; from the coding sequence TTGATTCACGAACTGGTGTCGAAATACAGAGAGAACTTACACGCGTCGATGGCGAGAGACCTCCTCAACATAATCACAAGATATCATAGGATCCAGGGCTCCAGGGAATTGAACATTGCGATACAGGAGTTGAGAGAGATTTTAAACGGTATGGGCCTTTCAACAAAGCTTTTAAAGATAACCCCGGGCGGTGTAAAAGGATACATGGAGATCCCGGCAGGCTGGAATCTGAAAAAAGCGTACTTAGAGTTTAAAGTGGGAAGCACTATTATTGAAAAGTTCGATTCCAAAGACTACCCTACACTTGTTGCCGCCCACTCACCGCCCGGGGAAGGGTGCGGGGAATTATCCATTTGCACTAATGAGAAGTGCGAAGGGGATGTCGTGCTGGCTAAGGGATATGTGTATGACCTTTACAAGACGATAGACGCCAAACTCATCTTGGTGTATGATCCGAAAAGATTCATGGATGCAGTCCCCTACACGGGCCTCTTCATAAGTAAGAACGAGGTTTTAGATAAAGTCGTGATGAACATACCTTTCATCACAGCGCTCAGGCTTCAATCAATGCTTATTGAAAACCCTACTCGAAAAATAACTGTGTGCTGGAAAGTAGATAGCGAGTACAGTGAGGAGGAAATTTTAGCGCTGTTAGCTTGCAACGCGGACGAGCCCACAGTGCTGTATACGAGCCATATCTGCCATCCAAAGCCCGGCGCGCACGACAACGCTAGCGGGAGCGTTGCAAACGCATTAATAGCTTTCGCGATAGCAAACTCGAAGAACCAGGACTACATACCCTCTTGCCACGCATGGATCCCCGAGTATACAGGAACGATATTCCTTAAAAACGCCCTGAAAAATCCCCCGAAAGCCGTTATCAACTTGGACATGGTGGGGAGTAATCAAGGTGTTACAGGCTCGACACTCAACGTAGTGATACCCCCTCTCTTCATGGACTCAACAATAGCTGCTTACGCATACCTATCGGTTAAGTATGTTATGGACACGGCTTCATCGTTCGGCGGGTTCAAACTCCCTGGAACACGTTACAGCGTGTCACCGTATACGGCCGGTAGCGATCACGACGTGACGATTGGGTGGGGATGGGACAGTGTGATGTATAATGAGTGGCCAAGCAAATACTACCATACCAGTATGGATGCTTTATCAACTCTCTCAATCACAAGCCTTATTCAAATTTCATTAGCATCGCTGATTGCGGGGAGCTTACATCATCAGAGGTTTAAGGCCGAGCAGGTGAGAGCGAGGTTTAAGGAATACCTTAAAGCATGGTATGGAATAGAATCCTTAAAGACAGGCATAAGCCCTACACTAATAAGTAGTTTAATAGAGACGGATAGGCCGCTAATCCCGGAGAAGGTGAAAGAACTTGAAACACCGATATCACTTAGGCTACTTTACAAGGTAATGGACAGGGACATGTTCCTCCGCCTCAGGGAAATAAGAGGGGCCAGTACGTATCTTTCCCTTTACGCTCCGTTGGGCTATATCAATGGTGTTGAAAACTTGATGGAGCTCTTCAGGCAGGAGAACCTAATAGCTTGGACTAAAAACGAGGAAATCATTATTAATAATGCATGGAGTATTATCAAGAATGAAATCTTGAAGTAA
- a CDS encoding glycogen/starch/alpha-glucan phosphorylase, with protein sequence MVIVSITPEIAIEGGRIYAGGLGVLEGDKLLGAGDMGLDYMVLSLFYRQGYTSINFKGIEPILQPEEQSHEFISKLSQEREFSVLLRGEEVIVRPWVFKYKTAKAVLFEAVCPLWARRLTDRVYYENSIEETFYKYALLAKASAHYLKNYVGLDKVSVIDLEESYASLILNVLDVSKISRIIIHTPGPWGHPSFPGEFIAREFGVFLGDYINLTEFSLSKLDKGIVVSKKQEAVAAAIFPKYKDKIVSITNGIHLGRWMHPRLYEAFTSSTISIDLLKRVRQESKEKMFSMIKSFKHNVNVDGRIVIAWTRRLARYKRPYFVTRFIEEYPDINAFFVIAGKPHPRDSDGIAYLKKFRELDLKLTNIAYIPDYNIETAKTILQGTDLLLFTPFPGWEACGTSYMKAMVNGVPVLSSRDGGVLEVVEDGVNSWLFGSEPSDFINIYTDQRAREIDEKDYYDFRNKLLWIIEIYQKDPEKYWEVAFNSLKTAPGKVDIREALKKYYINTQST encoded by the coding sequence ATGGTTATTGTCAGTATAACACCTGAAATAGCTATTGAAGGTGGAAGAATATATGCCGGCGGCCTTGGAGTTCTTGAAGGAGATAAACTGCTGGGAGCTGGCGACATGGGGCTTGACTACATGGTTCTTTCCCTTTTTTATCGCCAAGGATACACCAGTATAAACTTTAAGGGGATTGAGCCAATACTGCAGCCCGAGGAACAAAGCCACGAGTTCATATCCAAGCTCTCTCAAGAGAGGGAATTCAGTGTTCTATTACGCGGAGAGGAAGTCATTGTTAGGCCATGGGTCTTCAAATATAAGACGGCTAAGGCAGTCTTGTTCGAAGCCGTGTGCCCGCTCTGGGCTAGGAGGCTAACTGACAGGGTTTACTATGAAAACAGTATTGAAGAAACCTTCTACAAATACGCATTATTAGCGAAGGCGTCTGCGCACTATCTGAAAAACTATGTTGGACTCGATAAGGTGAGCGTTATAGATTTGGAAGAGAGCTATGCGTCACTCATCCTAAACGTGTTGGATGTTTCAAAAATATCGCGCATCATAATTCACACTCCTGGACCATGGGGTCATCCAAGCTTTCCGGGCGAGTTTATAGCCAGAGAGTTTGGCGTGTTTCTAGGGGACTATATTAATTTAACCGAGTTCTCCCTCTCCAAGTTAGACAAGGGTATTGTTGTCTCCAAGAAGCAAGAAGCGGTTGCTGCCGCAATCTTTCCAAAATACAAGGACAAGATAGTTTCAATTACTAACGGGATACATCTAGGGAGGTGGATGCATCCCAGACTTTATGAAGCGTTCACTAGCTCAACTATCAGTATTGATCTCTTGAAGAGAGTTAGGCAGGAGTCTAAAGAGAAAATGTTTTCGATGATTAAGAGCTTCAAACACAACGTTAACGTTGATGGAAGAATAGTGATCGCGTGGACTAGGAGGCTGGCGAGGTATAAGCGACCCTACTTTGTTACAAGATTTATTGAAGAATACCCAGATATTAACGCATTCTTCGTAATCGCCGGCAAACCTCATCCGAGGGATTCTGACGGAATAGCCTACTTGAAGAAGTTCAGGGAGCTGGATTTAAAACTCACTAATATCGCGTACATCCCAGATTACAATATTGAGACGGCGAAAACAATACTTCAAGGAACGGACTTGTTATTGTTTACGCCATTCCCTGGTTGGGAAGCATGCGGCACTAGCTACATGAAAGCCATGGTGAACGGAGTACCAGTCCTGTCCAGCAGAGATGGAGGCGTTCTCGAAGTGGTGGAGGACGGGGTTAATAGTTGGCTATTTGGTAGCGAACCTTCAGATTTCATAAACATATATACTGATCAGCGGGCCAGGGAGATCGATGAGAAAGACTACTACGACTTTAGAAACAAGCTGTTATGGATAATTGAAATCTATCAGAAAGACCCTGAAAAATATTGGGAAGTCGCCTTCAACAGTTTGAAGACTGCTCCAGGTAAGGTTGACATTAGAGAGGCGCTGAAAAAATATTATATTAATACGCAGTCTACCTAA
- a CDS encoding universal stress protein gives MNGEEPSYKISFIYRKILVPVDGSETSLKALELAIDLAKHYGSKITVVTVKSKGEAVGQDPLAKAKSRIAKEPINVSYKLIEYDPSMESVSYRLVKEIIEEGYDLVILGARGKTLYGELPIGSVALSLVINAPISVLIVR, from the coding sequence TTGAATGGTGAAGAACCCTCATATAAGATTAGTTTCATCTACAGGAAAATACTGGTTCCAGTTGATGGAAGCGAGACAAGTCTTAAGGCATTAGAGTTGGCCATTGATTTAGCCAAGCATTATGGTTCTAAGATAACAGTAGTGACTGTTAAAAGCAAAGGAGAAGCCGTAGGCCAGGATCCGTTGGCTAAGGCTAAGTCGAGAATAGCTAAGGAACCCATTAATGTTTCGTATAAGCTAATCGAATACGACCCCTCAATGGAGAGCGTGAGTTACAGGTTAGTAAAAGAAATCATTGAAGAAGGGTATGACCTAGTAATATTGGGAGCTAGGGGTAAAACACTGTATGGTGAACTCCCGATCGGCAGTGTCGCCCTTTCCCTCGTAATAAATGCTCCCATTTCAGTCTTGATAGTTAGGTAG
- a CDS encoding type II glyceraldehyde-3-phosphate dehydrogenase, protein MKVGVNGYGTIGKRVADAILKNPRFQLVGIVKYNPDYSSKIAFKKGINIYVPQDKWRDFESTGITPKGTIQEFLEESSIIIDASPNGKGAANLSLYKGAGKPAIFQGGEKPEVAELSYSTYCNYDEAFGRKYLRVVSCNTTGILRVLCALHREFNVKRARVLVIRRGADPKEDARGPINSIKLESFEDVSHHGKDAMLVLPSVKIISQAVVVPTTLMHVQYLDIDVASPVTRSQVIEALSKHARILLVNPKKTGIDSTSKLIEAARDFLRSRNDIYENIVFENTIIVSDNNISLIQAIHQESIVVPENMDALYAIANIRLPFEKVVEETDRLLGVGGLKDVF, encoded by the coding sequence GTGAAAGTAGGGGTAAACGGATACGGCACAATAGGGAAGAGAGTGGCAGACGCTATACTGAAAAATCCGAGGTTCCAGCTCGTAGGAATAGTTAAGTATAACCCTGACTACTCCTCAAAAATCGCGTTCAAGAAAGGCATAAACATTTACGTTCCACAGGATAAATGGCGCGATTTCGAATCAACCGGAATCACGCCGAAAGGAACCATTCAAGAATTCCTTGAAGAATCATCCATAATAATTGACGCGTCGCCGAACGGTAAGGGTGCGGCTAATCTTTCACTCTATAAGGGTGCTGGAAAACCAGCCATTTTTCAAGGGGGAGAAAAGCCTGAGGTAGCGGAGCTAAGTTACAGCACTTATTGCAATTATGATGAAGCCTTTGGTAGAAAATACCTTAGAGTGGTAAGCTGTAACACGACTGGAATACTTCGAGTTCTCTGCGCGTTGCACAGAGAATTTAACGTTAAACGCGCTAGAGTCCTCGTGATTAGAAGGGGGGCAGACCCCAAGGAGGATGCCAGAGGACCCATTAACTCTATAAAACTCGAATCTTTCGAGGATGTTAGCCATCATGGGAAGGATGCAATGCTGGTCTTACCTAGCGTGAAAATAATCAGCCAGGCTGTGGTTGTTCCGACAACCCTGATGCATGTACAATACCTGGACATAGACGTGGCTTCACCTGTAACTAGGTCGCAAGTCATCGAAGCTTTAAGCAAGCATGCTCGAATACTTCTGGTGAACCCTAAGAAAACCGGCATAGACTCCACCAGCAAATTAATCGAGGCCGCACGGGACTTCCTGAGAAGCAGGAACGATATTTACGAAAACATTGTCTTCGAAAACACTATAATAGTATCAGATAACAATATCTCGCTCATACAGGCTATTCACCAGGAATCAATAGTGGTGCCAGAAAACATGGATGCCTTATACGCTATTGCTAATATCAGATTGCCTTTCGAAAAAGTAGTCGAGGAAACCGACAGACTGCTCGGTGTGGGGGGATTAAAAGATGTTTTTTAA
- a CDS encoding phosphoglycerate kinase: MSINIPKLPTIRDLDIREKKVLVRIDINSPIDPETGEILDDRRISVHGKYIKEMMKDYNPALVLISHQGRPGEGDFTSLEKHAELLSKYTGVTVKFVDDIIGPKAREEIRNLKPSEILLLENLRLLSEEIIEASPEKQALTMLVKKLSSNVDVYVNDAFATAHRSQPSIVGFPLSLPSCIGPVFEKEIQAITRILNSFESPRIYVLGGSKVRELLRVIENLMRNKLADRILATGLLAHLFLVAKGIDIGVENMKVLEEKGLLPLIPRARYILMRGAPIETPIDFKAKINGEVRNVYVGEIRGVIKDIGNNTVKIYGDLLKDAKVIVMRGPAGVIEEEEFRTGTLNLLESVYKSNAFTLIAGGHLGSMVDENRLNNRIHVSTGGNALLLFLSGEELPALKAMELSSKMFLGW, from the coding sequence GTGTCGATAAATATACCAAAACTACCCACTATTAGAGACCTAGACATCAGGGAGAAAAAAGTGTTAGTAAGAATCGATATCAACTCACCAATAGACCCGGAAACCGGGGAAATATTGGATGATAGGAGAATAAGTGTTCATGGGAAATATATTAAGGAAATGATGAAAGATTATAACCCAGCACTGGTGCTAATCTCGCATCAAGGGCGCCCTGGAGAGGGAGATTTCACAAGTCTTGAGAAACACGCTGAACTGCTCTCCAAGTACACTGGAGTTACTGTTAAATTCGTGGACGATATAATTGGCCCGAAGGCAAGGGAAGAGATCAGGAATCTTAAACCCAGTGAAATCCTTCTCTTAGAAAATCTAAGATTACTTTCCGAAGAGATAATTGAGGCTTCACCTGAGAAGCAAGCTTTAACAATGCTCGTGAAAAAACTTTCGAGCAACGTAGATGTGTACGTAAATGATGCTTTTGCAACAGCCCACAGGAGCCAACCCAGTATAGTTGGTTTCCCATTATCCCTTCCAAGCTGTATTGGCCCAGTATTTGAGAAGGAAATCCAAGCGATCACCAGAATACTAAACTCGTTCGAATCCCCTCGAATATATGTGCTAGGGGGTTCGAAAGTCCGCGAGCTACTGCGCGTTATTGAAAACTTAATGAGGAACAAGTTGGCGGACAGGATCCTCGCAACAGGTTTACTGGCTCATCTATTCCTAGTGGCGAAGGGAATCGATATCGGCGTTGAAAATATGAAGGTGCTTGAGGAAAAAGGGTTACTGCCACTTATTCCGAGAGCACGCTACATACTGATGAGAGGCGCACCAATTGAAACACCGATAGATTTCAAGGCTAAGATAAACGGTGAAGTAAGAAACGTGTATGTTGGGGAAATACGTGGAGTAATTAAAGACATTGGAAACAACACTGTCAAGATATATGGAGATTTGTTGAAGGATGCAAAGGTAATTGTGATGAGGGGGCCGGCCGGAGTCATTGAAGAGGAAGAATTCAGAACTGGAACGCTAAACCTACTGGAGTCAGTCTACAAGAGTAACGCTTTCACTCTGATAGCGGGGGGACATTTGGGCTCAATGGTTGATGAGAACAGGTTGAATAACAGGATCCACGTCTCCACCGGCGGGAACGCGTTGCTACTGTTCCTCTCAGGCGAGGAATTGCCAGCTTTGAAAGCAATGGAATTGTCCTCAAAAATGTTCCTGGGCTGGTAG